ATTCACCTTTTCCATTATTGGAACCATTAATAATTTTTACAAACTTTCCTTTTTTATCGAAGATTTGGACACGCTGGTTTCCAGTATCAACGACGTAAATATTACCTTCCTCATCTGCAGTAATTCCATTAGGTGCGTTAAACTCACCATCATTTGTACCATGCTTACCAATTTCAAGGAGTAACTTACCCTTCATATCAAACACATATGCTTTGTTGGCTTTTATATCTGTTACATATACCTTCTTATCGATAATCCGGAGTGCAGCGGGAGATGAAACTTTGCCATCCTTGCTTGCTTCTGGAGCAAAGTACTCGATAAATTTACCTTTTTCATCAAAAATTGAGATATTTCCATTATATAAATCTGCTACGAAAACTCTTCCCTTTTCATCTGTCGAAATCCCATATGGGAACTTAAATTGTCCCTCACCTTGACCATCCTCCCCAAAGGAAAAGAGGAAATTCCCACCGACATCAAACGCTAGAACGCGTTTATTATCTGTATCCGATACATAGGTAAAAGATTCATTGGCTGTTACATCCATCGGCTTTTTGAGTGGTTTATCAAAGTCACCAGTGAGCGACATGCTGTAGTTTGGTGCTCCTTGGGGATCAAGAACCTTTAGTAATCCAGTATCGACTGCTTTTGTATTATTTAAGAAAAGGAAGGTAAAAACTGCTGCCGTGGCTATAGCAATGAGCGCCATTCCAATAAACACATTACGTCTTTTCATTGTTATTCACCTTTAGCCTTTGTGTCTTTATCTTTCAGTCTATCTAGGGCGTCTACTGCATCCGTATACAACGGGTCAAATGCAAGAGCATCCTTGTAAATAAGGATTGCATCATCATAATTACCTTTTGCTTCAGCTACCATCCCAATTTGATAAATAATGTCGGCATTAGTTGGAGCCAGCTTATTGGCTTGTTCTAGTGCCTTCGTGGCATTATCGTATTCTTCCAATTCACGGTAGGTAATCCCCATTTGCATATGACCCTTAAAGTCTTTGGGAGCAATTTTCACGGTCTTTTCAAACTCAATCAATGCCTCGTTGTAGCGTTCTTCATCGAGGAACACTAAACCTAAATTGTAATGGGCATCGTAATAATTTTTATCCTGCTCTAATACAAAATCAAACTCTTTAATCGCTTTTTCATTATCACCTTTTAAGAAATAGGTATAACCTAGTATTATACGATTCTCTAAGTTTGCTGGGTCTTTTCTAACCTCTTCCTTGTAAAACTCAAGCTGCTCATTCACTCTTTTCATATCAATATCATTCCAAAAATAAAAGTGACCGAGAGCATATCCAGTACCCACTGAAAATACCAATGTTAAAAATAACAGCAGAATACTAGTTTTCTTTGTAAAAGTCTTTGGTTGCTTCTTAGATGGTCTTCCCTCAACTTCCTGAGGTACTTTTTCTGCGTCCATATTAAATCCCCTCTCGGAATTTATTTCTTAGCTTTATGGTCACTATCTGTACGGTGACATTTCGTACATGTTTTTTCAACATGACACTTCAAACATGATTTGTCGTATTTCTGATTCTCTGCAATATCAATTGGATGTTTCTTCCTCCATGTATCCTTATGGGAGCTAGGATGACAGGTAGCACATTGAACATTTGTAACAGGTGCATCACTAGTAATCCGGTTTTCATGACAAATGAAACACTTTTGTGTATCCTTTGATAATTTCCCATGTTTCGTCATGAAAGAAGTGATTTGATGGCTTTTTGGCCTTTCTCCGTGACAATCTTTACAAAAAGTATTTGTTTTTACATAAGCATTTACAGTTACATTGCTAGAGTCAGTTTCTTCGTTATTCAAATACTTCTTATAAGTCGGATCTTGTTTAAATAAATCATATTCTACCGATGACATATAGGAATGGCACTTCTCACAAGTCTCTAAGTCAGAAGGCTTAATTTTCCCATGATCGCCAGCTTTGAATTTCTCCGTTTTATGATCATCTGGAATCATGGTCGATTCATGACAAGCTGTGCATTCGATTGTTACCTTTCTAGCTTTATGACATTCCATACACGTATCCATTTGTGGACGAATGTACTTGGTGTCACTCATTACGGAAGCACCTAACTTATGATTCCATTTTCCATAATCACTTTTATAGGTCATTTTTCGATCTGAAATTTCCCCGTGTGACGTACCACTATGGCATTGAACACACTCAATTCCTTCTGTCTTATGTTTATCGTGAGGGATAATAATATCACCGGAAGCAGTTACAGCGCGACTCTTCATATTATGACACCTTTCACATGCCTCATCTGGTATTAAAGTAGGCATTTTGATTGGTGCCAAATATGTGTCTGTTTGTTTTTTATAAAATTCAACTACGCCATTCACTTGCGCTTTAGCATAATTTTCTGCTCCTGGATCAATATGACAACTTACACAATCAACTTCACTATGACTTGATGCCTTCAATGTATAATACTGTGGTTTCATTTCATGGCAGGAGGAGCAGAACTCTTGACTAGAAGTCGTTTCTACTCCTATTAACCCTAATGAGAAAAATACAACGATAAACATTACTGCTACTGTTAAATATTTAATAAATTTGTAGCCTTTCCGTGGAGGGGGGATCTGTTCTACTTGTTCTTCTTCCACATATATACCCTCCTTTTAAAATCTTTAATTCTTTACATCATCCTTAAAACCAGTTCTATGACAGTATTCGCAATATACATCTGTTGGTGCTGCAACTTCTGTTGAACCAGGTTTTGGCTCTTGGCGATCATGACAGACAAAGCACTCTGCTTTTTGTTCTGGTGATAATGCATTCTTAGCGTGGCCTACTAGCCAATAATTACTCTTTTCATGGCTTTCAGGGCGTTCACCGTGACAAGCGCTACAGAATTTATTGATACGTGATTGTTCTCTGACTACGTTGATATTGGCTGTGTATTTGTGTTCTTTATCATCTTCTTTAACCTCGGCCATTTTTAACATAGACATTAGGTCTTCCTTAGGAATATCTCTAATCCATTTAGAATCCTGGTGACAGTCCACACAAGTGTCTAGCTCTTGAAGGGCTGTACCGCCGTGATTTCCATTCCAGCTTTCAACTCGGTGATTTTCTGGAACTTTGACTCGTTGATGGCAGGTTTCACATGCCATAGAAAGCTTCACATCTTTCGTTTGCTTGCCAACCGCTTCTAAAATAATCTTTTGTGTTTTTTCAGTATGTGCTGCAACTGCTTCTGCTGCTTCTTCCTCAGTTGTTGCGTCATGTTTAACTTCACTAGTAGTGTTCTTTGCTTCTTCTTTCGCTGCTTCTTCTAAGTGTTCTGGATTTGGCGGAACAAGATAAGCAACATCTTTCCATGGCTTTTCACCGTTATTCACTTTGTCGTGACAGTCAATACAGGTTCCCATGTTTGGTGCTAGGTATTTTTGTTCCATCATTTGCTGCGCTACATCATCTGTCCAGTGACCGCGAACTTCCTCTGTATTGATTCCACGTGCTGCGATTTTCGCGTGTGCTACACCGGAGTGACAGCTGATACATGGAACCCCTTCTTCGATATGTCCTTTATGGTTAACAATTAAATCCTTTGATGCGGTTACTAGACGGTTCTTTGAGTGACACTGTAAACAGTTTTCATCTGAAACCGCTTCATGCTCGGTTTGAACGATTTGTTCCGGTATCCCCATTACGTGGTGATAAACCTCTTTCAATGAAATAACTTTGTGGGTCATCATGTTAATAAATCCAGGTTTAATATGGCACTGAACACAAGTAATTTCACTGTGAGCGCTTGCGGTAAATGTTGTTACTTCTGGCGCCATTTCATGACAGCTAGAACAGAATGATGGAGAGTTGGTGAAAGATATAACACCATATCCTCCCCCAAAAATGACAATAGACCCGATTAGGGCTACGAATAATGCTTTCCACCTATTAACTGGATCCTTCCAGTCTATGTTTCTAAATTTCTGCCAGAGTCTACGAAATAGTCCAGGCTTCTTTTTACTCTCTCTAGATTCGGGTTTCTCTTTATCTTTCTTCCCCCAAAAAGCCACATGACTCACCCTTCCCATATTGAATTTTTATCTCTCTATATTTATCTAAGTTTAACCTCTCTAATGGTAGTATCTAACATTGCAAAAGTATTTTCCAATGTACAATTTGTGAATAATTTCTCATATGAGCTTTATATGACTTTCTCCCTAAAAACAACATGCAAACGTTGATAATTAAAGGTTTAAGTTAATACCACAATCAAGTTGTAAACGTGTATAGAGAATAATTTTTATACAAAAAAATAAGTATTTATTCATTTCTAGCACTACTTTTGTTGATTATTTAAGAAATAGACTGCATACAAAAATTTGACAATTTTGATAAAATAGAATTTCCTCATACGGATAGACTTTAAGGTTCATTTATTGAAAATGTGGCTATAACGGTAACAATGTTGTCACTCTAAAATGGAAGTGGTAAGATATAAAGGATATTTATCATGTATTTTTGATAGGATTTTCTGTAATTTAAAGCGAATTTATTTAGTAGGATAAATCAGATATAAAGGAGCGTTTCATCATATGATGGGGATTTTAAATAAAGTGTTCGACCTCAATAAGCGCGAGCTGAAACGGCTGGACAAAATGGCGAAACAAATTGACGTACTAGCTGCTGAAACGGAAAAACTTAGCGACGTTCAGCTCCGTGAAAAAACGGAAGAGTTTAAGCTTCGCTATCAAAAAGGTGAATCACTAGATGATTTACTCGTAGAAGCCTTTGCAGTCGTCCGTGAAGGTGCCCGCCGTGTGCTTGGCTTATATCCGTACCATGTTCAGTTAATGGGAGGGATTTCTCTCCACGAGGGGAATATTTCGGAGATGAAGACTGGTGAAGGTAAAACTTTAACCGCTACCATGCCGGTTTATTTGAATGCCCTTTCTGGGAAAGGTGTTCACGTTGTTACAGTCAATGAATATTTGGCAAGCCGTGACGCAAACGAAATGGGACAACTCTATCAATTTCTTGGACTTACTGTTGGTCTAAATTTAAACAGTATGTCTAAGGAAGAAAAACAGGAAGCCTATGCTTGTGACATAACATATGGAACAAACAATGAGTTTGGCTTCGATTATTTGCGCGATAACATGGTCTTATATAAGGAACAAAAAGTACAGAAGCCACTTTTTTATGCGGTTATTGACGAGGTTGACTCGATTTTAATTGATGAAGCTCGTACACCATTGATTATTTCTGGTTCTGCCCAGAAGTCGGCGGTTCTTTATATTCAAGCAAATGCATTTGTTCGAACACTGACAAAAGATACAGATTATACCTATGATGAGAAAACAAAAGGCGTAATGCTGACTGAGGAAGGAATCAGTAAATCAGAGCGTGCTTTTGGAATAGAGAATCTTTTTGATATGTCGCATGTTACTCTGAATCATCATATTAACCAAGCCCTGAAGGCTAATGTAAGCATGCACCTTGATATTGACTATGTTGTTCAAGATGGTGAAATCATCATCGTTGACCAGTTTACTGGTCGTTTAATGAAGGGTCGCCGCTATAGTGAAGGGTTACATCAGGCAATCGAGGCAAAAGAAGGCTTGGAAGTTCAAAACGAAAGTATGACAATGGCTACGATTACCTTCCAGAACTATTTCAGAATGTACGAAAAGCTTGCAGGTATGACAGGTACAGCGAAAACGGAAGAAGAAGAATTCCGCAACATTTATAATATGAACGTTATTGTTATTCCAACTAATAAACCTATCACACGTGATGATCGTCCAGATTTAATTTATTCCTCCATGGACGGTAAATTCCGTGCAGTTGTAGAAGATATTGCTGAACGAAATCAAAAAGGTCAGCCTGTTCTTGTTGGTACGGTAGCAATTGAAACATCTGAGCTGATTTCGAAGTATTTAACGAAAAAAGGGGTCAAGCATAATGTCTTGAACGCGAAAAACCATGAACGGGAAGCGGAAATTATTGCTGAAGCAGGTCATAAAGGCTCAGTTACAATCGCAACCAACATGGCAGGACGTGGTACGGACATCAAGCTTGGTGAAGGTG
This Neobacillus sp. YX16 DNA region includes the following protein-coding sequences:
- a CDS encoding 6-bladed beta-propeller, with translation MKRRNVFIGMALIAIATAAVFTFLFLNNTKAVDTGLLKVLDPQGAPNYSMSLTGDFDKPLKKPMDVTANESFTYVSDTDNKRVLAFDVGGNFLFSFGEDGQGEGQFKFPYGISTDEKGRVFVADLYNGNISIFDEKGKFIEYFAPEASKDGKVSSPAALRIIDKKVYVTDIKANKAYVFDMKGKLLLEIGKHGTNDGEFNAPNGITADEEGNIYVVDTGNQRVQIFDKKGKFVKIINGSNNGKGESIFVNPRGIGFDSRGIMYVVSNLTHVVYGFDKDGKKVFQMGGMGEQNGQFYLPNGLFVDQNDNVFITDTVNLRVQVFN
- a CDS encoding tetratricopeptide repeat protein, whose protein sequence is MDAEKVPQEVEGRPSKKQPKTFTKKTSILLLFLTLVFSVGTGYALGHFYFWNDIDMKRVNEQLEFYKEEVRKDPANLENRIILGYTYFLKGDNEKAIKEFDFVLEQDKNYYDAHYNLGLVFLDEERYNEALIEFEKTVKIAPKDFKGHMQMGITYRELEEYDNATKALEQANKLAPTNADIIYQIGMVAEAKGNYDDAILIYKDALAFDPLYTDAVDALDRLKDKDTKAKGE
- a CDS encoding NapC/NirT family cytochrome c, giving the protein MEEEQVEQIPPPRKGYKFIKYLTVAVMFIVVFFSLGLIGVETTSSQEFCSSCHEMKPQYYTLKASSHSEVDCVSCHIDPGAENYAKAQVNGVVEFYKKQTDTYLAPIKMPTLIPDEACERCHNMKSRAVTASGDIIIPHDKHKTEGIECVQCHSGTSHGEISDRKMTYKSDYGKWNHKLGASVMSDTKYIRPQMDTCMECHKARKVTIECTACHESTMIPDDHKTEKFKAGDHGKIKPSDLETCEKCHSYMSSVEYDLFKQDPTYKKYLNNEETDSSNVTVNAYVKTNTFCKDCHGERPKSHQITSFMTKHGKLSKDTQKCFICHENRITSDAPVTNVQCATCHPSSHKDTWRKKHPIDIAENQKYDKSCLKCHVEKTCTKCHRTDSDHKAKK
- a CDS encoding NapC/NirT family cytochrome c, which encodes MAFWGKKDKEKPESRESKKKPGLFRRLWQKFRNIDWKDPVNRWKALFVALIGSIVIFGGGYGVISFTNSPSFCSSCHEMAPEVTTFTASAHSEITCVQCHIKPGFINMMTHKVISLKEVYHHVMGIPEQIVQTEHEAVSDENCLQCHSKNRLVTASKDLIVNHKGHIEEGVPCISCHSGVAHAKIAARGINTEEVRGHWTDDVAQQMMEQKYLAPNMGTCIDCHDKVNNGEKPWKDVAYLVPPNPEHLEEAAKEEAKNTTSEVKHDATTEEEAAEAVAAHTEKTQKIILEAVGKQTKDVKLSMACETCHQRVKVPENHRVESWNGNHGGTALQELDTCVDCHQDSKWIRDIPKEDLMSMLKMAEVKEDDKEHKYTANINVVREQSRINKFCSACHGERPESHEKSNYWLVGHAKNALSPEQKAECFVCHDRQEPKPGSTEVAAPTDVYCEYCHRTGFKDDVKN
- the secA gene encoding preprotein translocase subunit SecA; translation: MMGILNKVFDLNKRELKRLDKMAKQIDVLAAETEKLSDVQLREKTEEFKLRYQKGESLDDLLVEAFAVVREGARRVLGLYPYHVQLMGGISLHEGNISEMKTGEGKTLTATMPVYLNALSGKGVHVVTVNEYLASRDANEMGQLYQFLGLTVGLNLNSMSKEEKQEAYACDITYGTNNEFGFDYLRDNMVLYKEQKVQKPLFYAVIDEVDSILIDEARTPLIISGSAQKSAVLYIQANAFVRTLTKDTDYTYDEKTKGVMLTEEGISKSERAFGIENLFDMSHVTLNHHINQALKANVSMHLDIDYVVQDGEIIIVDQFTGRLMKGRRYSEGLHQAIEAKEGLEVQNESMTMATITFQNYFRMYEKLAGMTGTAKTEEEEFRNIYNMNVIVIPTNKPITRDDRPDLIYSSMDGKFRAVVEDIAERNQKGQPVLVGTVAIETSELISKYLTKKGVKHNVLNAKNHEREAEIIAEAGHKGSVTIATNMAGRGTDIKLGEGVIDLGGLAVLGTERHESRRIDNQLRGRSGRQGDPGVTQFYLSMEDELMRRFGSDNMKAMMERLGMDDSQPIQSKMVSKAVESAQKRVEGNNFDARKQLLQYDDVLRQQREIIYTQRDEVLESENLREIVEKMIISTIQRNVDAHANKHEDEEEWNLQGIIDYVNANLLHEGDITIEQLRGKDPEEMSEAIFAKVKERYSEKEQILSPEQMREFEKVVTLRAVDSKWIDHIDAMDQLRQGIHLRAYGQIDPLREYQHEGFAMFESMVLSIEEEASMYIMKAEIRNNLERQEVAKGQAVNPKEDGEAVKKKPKVNQMDIGRNDPCYCGSGKKYKNCHGAGK